In a genomic window of Helianthus annuus cultivar XRQ/B chromosome 10, HanXRQr2.0-SUNRISE, whole genome shotgun sequence:
- the LOC110881633 gene encoding uncharacterized protein LOC110881633, with product MSSKEREDLITGKKSKGMEKEKDNQNDDGLDQPYLPRDLAEVSKFTRRIAEAPMPPKTKLPPNFDRYDGTRDPEDHLHAFRGAGQLGRWPMPVWCHMFVQTLTEGAWLWFDSLPPGGIDSYEELSEKFLRNFGQQRKVVENPNEILHIRQRDNEWIDQYMERFVKESMNIKDQPEVMKISSFINGLKHAQLCEKLGEEFPHSFDNLMDRVRAFVRGKDTVSKAKETDVTPRRVTPAAKPPDKGTPYPRKPAFDRMLHAIARPSYSPYRPRGRGPPPYSDNFTPLTKTPSEILATERVKNSFPRPPPIKPGPKAQPNEYCDFHKGFGHKTDDCMYLKREIEAVVKTGRLAHLVKEIKEGGGDRKGRDVREPGRADVDMIRRRNEFDTTRSVKARILGSPDCMKAPILMPHLEENEVQ from the coding sequence ATGTCCTCAAAGGAAAGGGAGGATCTCATCACAGGAAAGAAGTCAAAAGGAATGGAGAAAGAAAAGGATAATCAAAATGATGATGGCTTGGATCAACCTTACCTACCACGGGACTTAGCGGAAGTCTCGAAGTTCACTCGGAGGATTGCAGAAGCACCGATGCCCCCTAAAACAAAGCTACCTCCAAACTTTGACCGCTATGATGGGACAAGAGACCCTGAAGATCACCTCCATGCCTTCAGGGGAGCGGGACAACTTGGGCGATGGCCCATGCCGGTGTGGTGCCACATGTTTGTACAAACTTTAACGGAGGGAGCCTGGCTCTGGTTTGACAGCCTCCCTCCAGGAGGAATCGACAGTTATGAAGAGCTAAGTGAGAAGTTCCTCAGGAACTTTGGTCAGCAGAGAAAAGTGGTCGAAAATCCAAACGAGATTCTGCACATAAGGCAGAGGGACAACGAGTGGATAGACCAGTACATGGAGAGGTTTGTCAAGGAGAGCATGAACATCAAGGATCAGCCGGAGGTCATGAAGATCAGCAGTTTCATAAACGGGCTAAAGCATGCACAGCTATGTGAGAAACTGGGGGAGGAATTCCCCCACTCGTTTGACAACCTCATGGACAGGGTCAGAGCCTTTGTCAGGGGAAAAGACACAGTCAGCAAAGCTAAGGAGACGGACGTCACACCCCGAAGGGTCACCCCGGCTGCAAAACCTCCTGACAAAGGTACACCTTATCCCAGAAAACCTGCTTTTGATAGAATGTTACACGCCATAGCAAGGCCCTCATATTCCCCGTATAGACCTCGGGGGAGAGGCCCCCCTCCTTACTCTGATAATTTCACCCCTCTCACCAAGACCCCAAGCGAGATACTGGCCACTGAGAGGGTAAAGAACTCCTTCCCAAGGCCACCACCCATAAAACCTGGGCCAAAGGCACAACCAAACGAGTATTGTGACTTCCACAAAGGGTTTGGCCATAAAACTGATGACTGCATGTATCTGAAGAGAGAGATAGAAGCCGTAGTGAAAACGGGAAGACTGGCCCATTTAGTTAAGGAAATCAAGGAGGGAGGAGGGGATCGCAAGGGAAGAGATGTAAGGGAGCCTGGGAGGGCAGATGTGGATATGATTAGAAGGAGGAATGAGTTCGATACCACCCGAAGTGTAAAGGCCAGAATCCTAGGCTCCCCGGACTGCATGAAAGCTCCCATCCTCATGCCACACTTGGAGGAAAACGAAGTGCAATGA